The Halorussus gelatinilyticus genome contains the following window.
CGGAACGGTGCCGACGGAGACCCGGAAGCGTCTCGGCCGTTTATCCCCGGCGTCGGCGTACCGAATCGCGGAATGAGCGACACGACGACACTGATAGCACTGATAGCGACGCTGGTCGTCCTCGCGGGCGGCGTCGCGTTCGGCGCGACCGGTTCGCTGACGGCCGGGACCGCCGATTCGGTCGGACAAGAAACGACGCAGACGACGACCACGACCACCGCGGAGGGTGAGGCCACGACCACGCTTCCCGCGGAGGCCCGGAGCGGCGCGACCGACGAGGGGACCACCACCGCCGCAGACGGCAGGACGACCGCCGCCGACAACGGGACGACGACCGCCGGAAACGCGACGCAGACGACCGCGCAGGCCGGCGGCCAGCAGGGAGCGACGAACGTGACCGCCCGGAACGTCACCATCGAACGGCTAGTCCTCCGGAACGTGACCGTCCTCGACACCAACATCGGGGAGCTGACGGTCCAGCACGAGTCGGGCGGGAACACGACGAACCGAACGTACAGCGACGTGTCGATTCGGCGCATCGAGACCACGGGCAACGTGACCGACCTGACGCTCACGAACGTCAGCATCAACAACGAGGCGCTGGCGACCGCGTTGGTCGGCGAGTCGGGCCGCCTGCGCATCGAGACCCGACTCGTCATGGACGAGGCGGTCCTGCGGAACCAGACCGTGAACGGTCTCGAAATCGAGCAGGCGACGGTCCGAGCGAGCGCGGCCGCGAACGTCTCGGTGACCACCGACGCCGGGACCGGTAACGCCTCCGGGACCCAGACCGACGGCCAGCCCGCCATCTCGGCCGAGAGCGCGGTCGTGGAGGAGGCGAACCTCACGGCGCTGAACGTCTCGGGCGTCTCGACGGGTGCCGAGACGGCGCAGGCGAACCAGACCGCTACGGAGACGACCGAGACGACCCAAACCACCGCGCAGGCGACCCAGACCACCGCGGCCGCGAGCGGAACGGCCCAGACCACCGCGGCCGCCGACGAGACGACCGAAACGCAGACGACTCCGGCGGAGGCCAGAAGCGGTGCCACGGACGAGGGAACGGCCACCACGGAGACCAATCAGACCGACAGAAACTGAACTCGGACGGAGTCGGGTTCACCGACACGACTGAGTTCGACCGGACCCGCCGACGGAACTGGGTCCGATCGGCCCATCCGCTCGGTCTCGCCCCGCGGTCTGCCCGAACGATTATGTCGCTGACAACCGTGGTTCCGACGGAAACGATGGGGGAGACACGACGACGATTCCTTCGAGCGACAGGTGCCTCGGCGGTCGGACTGACGGGAGCGGTCGGCGTCACGTCCGGCCAGTCGAGCGGCGTCTCGCTGCTGCTCAACTGGAAACCGAACGGGCTTCACGTGCCCTACTACGCCGCGAAGGCGCGGGGGTACTACGACGAGCAGGGCGTGAACCTGACCGGAATCGAGGCCGGGCAGGGGTCGGACTTCGCGGCCAAGCAGGTCGGACTGGGTAACACCCCGTTCGCCGTCACCGGCGCGAGCCAGATACTCAACGTCAACTCGCGGGGCCTCTCGCCCCGGTCGGTCGGCGTGATGATGCAACGGAGTCCGGTGGTGGTGTTCACCACCGGCGAGACCTTCGGCGGCGAGTTGACCAGCGCGGACCAGCTCGCGGGCAAGACGGTCGGCACCGGTCCCGGAATGGTGAAGATTCTCACGAAACTGCTCCTCGAACGGCAGGGCGTCCTCTCGGAGGTCGAACTCGTAGACACCGGGTTCGACACGGTTCAGCAACTGCTCAGCGGGAAGATAGATGCCGCTGGCGGCGTCTTCGCGGACGCGGTGGTCGCCCGCCGGAAGGCCGAGACGGTCTCTTCGATTCCGGTGGCGAAGACCATCCCGTCCTACGGCCACGTCGTGGCCGCGAACGACGAGTTCGCGGCCGAGAACCCCGAGACCGTCCGCGGGTTCCTGAACGCGACGGCTCGGGGCGCGGCGTGGGCGACGGACAACCCCGAGCGGGCGACCGAGGCGCTAATCGCGGCCAACCCCGCCGTCTCGGAGACCGCCGACGTCCAGCGCGCGAAGTGGGTCGAGATGGCGAGTCGGTACGTCCTCTCGGAGTCGGTCCGCCAGCACGCGTTCGGGTGGAGCGACGCGAAACCGTGGCAGACGATGTACGAGGCGCTCCGCGGGGCGGAACTCCTCGGCGGCGACGTGGACCCCTCGACCGTCTGGACCAACGAGTACCTCGACACGGACTACCGGTACGTCGGGGAGTACGCCGCGCAGGTCACGCCGCCCGAGTCGAATCAGACTACGACCGGCGGTAGCGGAGGGAACTCCACGACCACTGGTGGCGGGGCAAACTCCGCAACCACTGGCCAGAACTGATGACCGCCTCCGGGCCGCCCGCGCCCGACTCAGGGGCGTCAGGCGCGGACGTGTCGGGCACGGACGCGTCAGGCACAGGCGCGTCGAGTGCGAGCGCGTCGGACGCTCGCGTCCGACGCGCGGCCAGTTCCGCGTCCGCGCTGGGCGCGCGCGCCGGGCCGCCGCTCGCCGTCGCCGTCCTCGCGCTGGTCGCGTGGTGGGCCGCCGCCCGGACCGCCGCGGTCCCGGACGTCATCTTCCCGACGCCGTTCGACGTGGGCGCGGCGCTCGCGGCCCACTGGCCCGCGCTCGTCGGCGCGGCGGGCGTCACGGCGGCCACGGCGGGCCTCGGCGTCGGCGGAGGCGCGCTCGTCGGCGTCCTGCTGGCGGCGGCGATGACAGCCTCCGAGACGGCTCGCGCGGTGGTCCGGCCCTACGTCGTCGCGCTCCGGGTCGTCCCGGTCGTCGCCGTCGCGCCGCTGCTCTTTCGGTGGTTCGGCGACGGCGTTCCGGCGCGGGCGCTCCTCGCCGGCACGCTCGCGGTCTTCCCGGTGACGATAGCGACCCATCAGGGACTGGCCGCGACGCCCGACGAGTACCTCGCGCTGGCGCGCTCGGTCGGTGCCTCGTCGGCGGCCCAGTTCCTCCGGGTTCGGCTCCCCGCGGCCGCGCCCCAAGCGTTCGCCGGGCTGAAAATCGCGGCCGCCGCGGGCGTCGTCGGCGCGGTGGTCGCGGAGTTCCTGACGCTGAAGGCGGGCATCGGCTACCGCGTCTTCCGGGCCTCGACGCGGCTCCAGACCGCCCGGATGGTCGCCGCGCTCGGCGTGCTGGCGCTGTTGGGGGTCGCGTTCTACCTCCTGCCGGCGCTGGTCGAGCGTCGGGTCGATCGGGGGTAGGGTCGATCGGGGTAGTCACCACGAGAGCCGGTTCTCGGCCGCCGCGACCGCGCCGTAGATAGCCATCCCCTCCGCGAAGAGGACGACGACGGCCGCCAGCACCACGTCGGTCTGGACGTTCTCCGAACCGACGAGGACCAGATACCCCAGTCCCTCGTCGGTCAGAATCCACTCCGCCACGACCGCGCCGACGACCGCGAGCGCGGCCGACTGCTTCAGGCCCGCGAAGACGTCGGGGAGCGCGGCCGGGACCCGGACGCGGAGGAACGTCTCGACGGGACCCGCGTCCACCGACCGGAGCAGGTCGAGGTACTCCTCGGGCGTCTCCCGGAGACCCGACGCCGAACTCACGAACGTCGGGAAGAACGTGATGAGCGCGACGAACGTCGTCGCGGTCCCCGCGCCGGTTCCGAGGTAGACCAGCAGGAGCGGTGCGACCGCGATTTTCGGCAGGACGCGCAACGTGACGAGGTAGGGAGCGAGCGCGTGCCGGAGGAACGTCGAGTGGACCACGACCCCGGCCGCGACGAACCCCCCGAGGACGCCGACCGCGCCGCCGGTGAGAATCGTCTCCAGCGTAATCGCCGCGTTCCGGAGGTAGAGACCCGGCCGCGCGACCAGTCGGTCTGCGACGGCGACGGGGGACGGCAGGAGATAGGGCGGCACGTCCAGCAGACCGACGACGGCCCACCACGCGAGGACGCCGACGGCGAGCGCGCCCGCCGGGAGCGAGAGGGTCGCGGCCGGTACGCGGTCGGCGTAGCTCACGCCCTCTCCTCCGTCGAAATCGGTCCCGTCGCGGTTCCGGTTGGCGGGGTTCGGGTCAACGGGGTTCCAGTCAGCGGAGATCCGGTGAGCGGAGGCCCGGTCATCGAAGCTCGTACCCCTCGTGGAGCGCGGCCCGGACGCGCGCGACCTGTTCTTGGAACGCCGCGGTGCCGTACACGGATTCGTCGCGCGGTCGGGGGAGTTCCACGTCGAAGACGCCCTCGATTTCGCCGGGCTGGTCGCTCATCACGACGCACCTGTCGGCGAGGAAGACCGCCTCGGGGACGCTGTGAGTCACGAACAGGACGGTCTTGCGCTCCTCGCGCCAGACGCGCCGGACCTCGACGCCCATCTCCTCGCGGGTGAGTTCGTCGAGTTCGCCGAACGGTTCGTCCATCAGGAGAACCGAGGCCCCGAGGTGGAGCGCCCGCGCGATGGCGACGCGCTGGCGCATCCCGCCCGAGAGTTCGGCGGGTCTGGCGTCCGC
Protein-coding sequences here:
- a CDS encoding ABC transporter permease, encoding MTASGPPAPDSGASGADVSGTDASGTGASSASASDARVRRAASSASALGARAGPPLAVAVLALVAWWAAARTAAVPDVIFPTPFDVGAALAAHWPALVGAAGVTAATAGLGVGGGALVGVLLAAAMTASETARAVVRPYVVALRVVPVVAVAPLLFRWFGDGVPARALLAGTLAVFPVTIATHQGLAATPDEYLALARSVGASSAAQFLRVRLPAAAPQAFAGLKIAAAAGVVGAVVAEFLTLKAGIGYRVFRASTRLQTARMVAALGVLALLGVAFYLLPALVERRVDRG
- a CDS encoding ABC transporter permease, giving the protein MSYADRVPAATLSLPAGALAVGVLAWWAVVGLLDVPPYLLPSPVAVADRLVARPGLYLRNAAITLETILTGGAVGVLGGFVAAGVVVHSTFLRHALAPYLVTLRVLPKIAVAPLLLVYLGTGAGTATTFVALITFFPTFVSSASGLRETPEEYLDLLRSVDAGPVETFLRVRVPAALPDVFAGLKQSAALAVVGAVVAEWILTDEGLGYLVLVGSENVQTDVVLAAVVVLFAEGMAIYGAVAAAENRLSW
- a CDS encoding ABC transporter substrate-binding protein, which encodes MGETRRRFLRATGASAVGLTGAVGVTSGQSSGVSLLLNWKPNGLHVPYYAAKARGYYDEQGVNLTGIEAGQGSDFAAKQVGLGNTPFAVTGASQILNVNSRGLSPRSVGVMMQRSPVVVFTTGETFGGELTSADQLAGKTVGTGPGMVKILTKLLLERQGVLSEVELVDTGFDTVQQLLSGKIDAAGGVFADAVVARRKAETVSSIPVAKTIPSYGHVVAANDEFAAENPETVRGFLNATARGAAWATDNPERATEALIAANPAVSETADVQRAKWVEMASRYVLSESVRQHAFGWSDAKPWQTMYEALRGAELLGGDVDPSTVWTNEYLDTDYRYVGEYAAQVTPPESNQTTTGGSGGNSTTTGGGANSATTGQN